The Ptiloglossa arizonensis isolate GNS036 chromosome 4, iyPtiAriz1_principal, whole genome shotgun sequence genome contains the following window.
ATATACGAGCGCACGTCAAACGCGGTGTCTAATTTGAAAATACTCGACAACTTTGACACGTTCGTGAAACAAATTCTCGTAAACATGTAAATGGCAGTAATTgtctttttatattaattaacgTCTCCGAAATGCAGTCGAACTGGTGCCGTGATTATAACATTGTATTTATATAGGTTATAAGcacttttaaaaatatcgaagatTTGCTGATTCGACGTTTGATTGAATATTTATCATCATTATGTTGTCGCGAAAGAATAAGGATTTAAGAACAATCAAAGAAGGAGTTGTTGGGAAATACGTTAAGAAGGAAACTCCACCTGAAATACCAAGTatgcaatttttgtttttgttttacaTTCTTGGCAGTCAATTGTTTTTTACGTTACGTTTAATGCATTTTTTAGGACACTCTTGTATCTGTAATGTTTCCTTTTGTGATTGTTGCGCTTCTCAGTTATTTTAGTTACATTGTATCCTATCAAGTGGTAACAATGTTTTTTGTCCAAGtcagttttatttttcaaggtactatttatttttagttattaATGTATGGACCACAGAACCAAATAGAAGGACAAGGAATCGTAATAACCATCCAACCATTTCAACATCTATGGTAATTAGCAATCGTGCACACTATAGTTTTGTGGCATAATAAAGATTTACTTTTACATAGTCTGTCCCTCAACAACCCAGTATGGTACAGAAATTTGGAAACACTAAGACAACAATGAGTGCGGTAGGTTTAGGAAGTCACGAAGGAAAATATACTCCTAATAGTTCTGTACCGGATTTAGCGCAAAGGTAGTTTAAATGTATCTCATAATCTTTCGCTGATTATTTGAaacttaaaaaattcttttaaatttacttCCTTAGATTTGCCAGTCTTTCTGTTAATACTAGTACAAGAGATGGAATGCCGTCTCGTACAGCAACTCCAATGTATCATTCCAGACTTTCACCTGCTACATCTCATACTTATGTTAATCAATATGCGGGGTCCGAGTATCATTTAGATAGGGTTCAAACACCACAGATGCCTTACAAACCTTTTGACATTGATTCAGGCTACGAAGAGTACAATCATTCAGCATATCGTCAAAATACAgggtacaaaattattattacaattaactTGTCTAAAATTAACAGAGTGCACATACATTGTTCGTTGTATTTTCAAGATATAGTCGATGCCACTCTGAAAGATCAAGTTCCAGAAATGAACAACAGGAAGAACTTCCTTTACCACCTGGGTGGTCCGTTGATTTTACTCTTAGGGGTAGAAAGTATTATATAGATCATAATACAAAAACCACTCATTGGTCTCATCCTCTTGAAAAGGAGGGCTTACCTACAGGTTGGGAAAGAATAGAATCACCTGAATACGGTGTTTATTATGTTAAGTAAGTATAAGTAAAAGATGAAATGTCAACTATGTGTAAATTACTAACTACATGTAAATTATCACGTTTATGAAAAATCATTGATTGTTTTCAGTCATATTACACGACAAGCACAGTACGAGCATCCATGTTATCCCCACGAAATACAAGCGGTACGCGTTGTAGCGCCTCCACGCCATACACACTTTCATTCTCACAGTGTCTTAGTCCCAGCTAATCcgtatctgaacgaagaaatccCGCACTGGTTGTATGTATATAGTAGAGCATCGGTGGCGTTAGATCGTAAATTACGTTGGGAACTCTTTCGTTTACCCGAACTCGACTGTTTCAATGCCATGCTTACGAGATTGTACAAACAAGAACTTGAGGAAGTAGTCATGCGCTACGAAGAATACAGGTTTGTAATATTCTATTGGCATAATTTTTCATCAACAAGCATTGTTCTTTAATACGGTTCGTTTAGGTCAGCTTTATTATGCGAAATGGAACAAAGGTTAAAGGAATTGAATCCAGAAACTTCGAGTTCCTTGTCAGGAGCAATTGCCCTAAGACAGTCTCTtccttaaataaaatttgacagAAAACAATATCAAATGCCTTACCTTCCGTATGTCGAGAAGGATTCCTGTAATACGAACAGAAGAAATTGACCAAGACATTCTCATAATTGTATCTGTGAATAGCATAAACgtagtgaaattttattttttttaatctattttactaatacttaaataataaaatagcaTAAGCTGAGTACTAAATTACTTTCGTCTATCTTTCTGTTTACATAATTTGTTTACAAGATTTACCAATGTAgttttctttctcatttttgtATAATCTCATTCTGGACTACAGTCAGTCCATCAATGCGTATTGAACGTACAGTATTACCTGTACCCAATTTTTCGATTAACACAGCTTctgcaaaaatttgtattcaaacAATTGGAAAACACAAATTAGATTATTGAATTAAATACTTCGCTCGGCTACATCGTTGGGCAATCGGTCTTTCATAATTATGTAAAAACAAAGCATAAAACTGTTCCATCCCAGAATGGCATAGCTTATGGCAAGAATTTGTTTGCGATATGCAGCATCTTGAATATTCTTTACTCGGAAGAAATTGAATAACATTTTCAATGACATGTTCAAGTTTCTGTAAGAAAACATATGAACAAAATGTTTGTAACCTGAAAACTTTACTTAAAAAACTAAATACTTTCTAGTAAAGATAACATATCGTTTGTTAACCTTATATTTCAATTCTTTATCAATAATTATACATAGAAAGAATATAAGGTACCGTTGTAAATAAAGAATCTTgcacaaaaatatattataaagcaaatttcttatttcttcAATGATCAATATAATTACCACGGCCGCCATTAAAGTTTACTCGAAAAGCAACGTGCAAATAAAAGTTGTCTTGTAATTGGTCAGGCAACATCAGGACTGTATGTTCAAATGATGCTTCACCGTACAATTTACAAGTACAAGGTCTAAtataaatgaa
Protein-coding sequences here:
- the LOC143145566 gene encoding uncharacterized protein LOC143145566, whose product is MLSRKNKDLRTIKEGVVGKYVKKETPPEIPIINVWTTEPNRRTRNRNNHPTISTSMSVPQQPSMVQKFGNTKTTMSAVGLGSHEGKYTPNSSVPDLAQRFASLSVNTSTRDGMPSRTATPMYHSRLSPATSHTYVNQYAGSEYHLDRVQTPQMPYKPFDIDSGYEEYNHSAYRQNTGYSRCHSERSSSRNEQQEELPLPPGWSVDFTLRGRKYYIDHNTKTTHWSHPLEKEGLPTGWERIESPEYGVYYVNHITRQAQYEHPCYPHEIQAVRVVAPPRHTHFHSHSVLVPANPYLNEEIPHWLYVYSRASVALDRKLRWELFRLPELDCFNAMLTRLYKQELEEVVMRYEEYRSALLCEMEQRLKELNPETSSSLSGAIALRQSLP
- the LOC143145568 gene encoding uncharacterized protein LOC143145568 isoform X1 encodes the protein MAAVVIILIIEEIRNLLYNIFLCKILYLQRNLNMSLKMLFNFFRVKNIQDAAYRKQILAISYAILGWNSFMLCFYIIMKDRLPNDVAERKAVLIEKLGTGNTVRSIRIDGLTVVQNEIIQK
- the LOC143145568 gene encoding uncharacterized protein LOC143145568 isoform X2 — its product is MAAVKLEHVIENVIQFLPSKEYSRCCISQTNSCHKLCHSGMEQFYALFLHNYERPIAQRCSRAKSCVNRKIGYR